A portion of the Paenibacillus marchantiae genome contains these proteins:
- the lpdD gene encoding prenylated flavin chaperone LpdD has protein sequence MSTYDLNSVRLQVIEAGEDKVFMVTGGRSHIGAVATFYPDRERVSGATMHIPGHKEQELCERLARKAALHLKVTVTVIMGIHFDAITRMQIDEIVQTAEKLLDEELCQTSQLIQ, from the coding sequence ATGAGTACATACGACTTAAATTCCGTTCGTTTACAGGTGATTGAGGCAGGGGAAGACAAGGTGTTTATGGTAACTGGAGGCAGATCACATATTGGAGCAGTAGCGACATTTTATCCGGACCGTGAGCGGGTAAGCGGGGCTACGATGCATATTCCGGGGCATAAAGAGCAAGAGCTGTGTGAAAGGCTCGCACGTAAGGCTGCCCTACATTTAAAAGTAACCGTGACCGTGATTATGGGGATTCACTTTGATGCAATTACGCGCATGCAGATTGATGAGATTGTGCAGACTGCAGAGAAGCTGCTTGATGAAGAGCTGTGCCAAACTAGTCAACTGATTCAATAG
- a CDS encoding DUF4178 domain-containing protein, with the protein MSVWKRIKGIIAKPEPPKAEKTMLQLAPGDICEVSLVTYEVVGRVHHRARNAAVLTLQDGTAIRHLHIEEREMTRYALYTPIDGRLDAPDEVPTLLDLDGRAYHLEEEYGGMVTTAGRTPYGQAGEQLVWQYQSDDNMLLRVEWQDRRFTLYEGESILPADIKVIRSS; encoded by the coding sequence ATGAGTGTGTGGAAACGGATTAAAGGGATAATAGCCAAACCTGAACCTCCTAAGGCAGAGAAAACAATGCTTCAGCTGGCACCTGGTGATATCTGTGAGGTTTCGCTGGTCACCTATGAAGTGGTTGGACGGGTACATCATCGAGCGCGGAATGCAGCTGTCCTCACGTTGCAGGATGGTACGGCAATCCGACATTTGCATATTGAAGAACGGGAAATGACCCGGTATGCCCTCTATACACCCATTGATGGCCGTCTTGATGCACCAGACGAGGTGCCTACGTTGCTGGATCTGGATGGACGTGCGTATCATCTGGAGGAAGAATACGGAGGAATGGTAACCACTGCAGGCAGGACACCCTATGGTCAGGCTGGGGAACAATTAGTATGGCAATATCAGTCTGATGATAACATGCTTTTGCGTGTGGAGTGGCAAGACAGAAGATTTACGCTGTATGAGGGTGAGTCCATTCTTCCTGCGGATATCAAAGTGATTCGTTCGAGCTAG
- the xerS gene encoding tyrosine recombinase XerS, giving the protein MGVPNLTNVQKEIDRRKLDDKLPSMPWFVQQFIDYKLPDLSPSTLLEYLRDYEAFFGWLRAEGLSEASSNKEVTLLELEVLRMESVTSYRLFLATKREGANSRITVSRKLSSLRSLFHYLSQIAEDEDFYPLLKRNIMAKIEIKRTHKPKDTAAKLKGKLLEEEELLEFIGYILEGYAVDMEKNKQAIYSHELNKERDACIASLILNSGLRVSEVVNLNVDDLDLNNKLLYVYRKGNNDETFKTPVYFREQAKDELATYINLRQSRYRTPKREKGLFIALRNGDSEGSRMTKRAIQAMIMKYAKQFGKPYLTVHKLRHSFATDYYLQNDIYKTKEQLGHASTETTEIYAHLTDKTMSEAIERRTDDGM; this is encoded by the coding sequence ATGGGGGTGCCGAACTTGACCAATGTGCAAAAAGAGATTGACCGACGCAAGCTGGATGACAAACTACCTTCCATGCCTTGGTTCGTTCAGCAATTCATTGACTATAAATTACCCGACTTATCTCCTTCTACTTTGCTTGAATATTTAAGAGATTATGAAGCCTTCTTTGGCTGGTTACGCGCAGAAGGATTATCCGAGGCAAGCTCTAATAAGGAAGTTACATTGCTTGAACTGGAAGTCCTTCGAATGGAATCAGTGACATCATATCGATTATTTTTGGCCACCAAGCGTGAAGGAGCCAACTCCAGAATCACGGTTTCCCGTAAACTTTCTTCTCTGCGTTCGCTCTTTCATTATTTAAGTCAGATTGCAGAAGACGAAGATTTCTACCCCCTGCTGAAACGAAACATTATGGCGAAAATTGAGATCAAACGTACCCATAAACCCAAAGATACAGCAGCCAAACTAAAGGGTAAACTTCTGGAAGAAGAAGAGTTACTGGAGTTTATCGGATACATCCTTGAAGGATATGCCGTGGATATGGAAAAGAACAAACAGGCGATTTACTCACACGAGCTAAACAAAGAACGGGATGCCTGTATTGCCAGCCTCATTCTGAATTCGGGTTTACGTGTATCTGAAGTGGTGAACCTGAACGTGGATGATCTGGATCTGAACAATAAACTTCTATATGTATATCGCAAAGGTAATAATGATGAGACGTTTAAGACGCCCGTGTATTTTAGAGAACAAGCCAAGGATGAACTCGCAACTTATATCAATCTGCGTCAGTCACGTTACCGCACACCCAAACGGGAAAAAGGCTTGTTTATCGCTCTTCGCAATGGAGATTCCGAAGGAAGTCGGATGACCAAACGGGCCATACAGGCCATGATAATGAAGTACGCCAAACAATTTGGCAAACCGTATCTGACAGTGCATAAATTACGCCATTCTTTTGCGACCGACTATTATTTGCAAAATGATATCTATAAAACAAAAGAACAGCTTGGACATGCTTCTACGGAAACAACCGAAATTTACGCGCATCTCACGGATAAAACGATGTCTGAAGCAATTGAACGTCGCACAGACGATGGGATGTAG
- a CDS encoding polysaccharide deacetylase family protein, with product MRIRLIMLSIMVILLGGSYAPAQLWASSSPQTEPASKSDSSEEEQLTLGQLRQKYADTFKTNGPSTKKVALTFDDVPDPRFTPQVLDILKKYKVRATFFIVGHRAEKHPDLVKRMVKEGHIVGNHSYNHPEFSKLSMNAFRKQILHTGDIIRNLAGYTPKMIRPPYGDINEQQLQWAAKQHYSIVNWNVDSLDWKGLSKEEVKQNILSAVKPGSIVLQHAGGGVGSKLSGTIEALPEVIEELRNRGYELVTLDEMLELPKGK from the coding sequence ATGCGTATACGCCTCATAATGTTATCCATCATGGTCATTCTTCTGGGAGGAAGTTACGCTCCTGCTCAGTTATGGGCTTCTTCAAGCCCGCAAACCGAACCTGCTTCGAAGTCTGATTCTTCTGAAGAAGAACAGTTGACTCTGGGACAGCTCAGACAGAAATATGCGGATACATTCAAAACAAATGGCCCCTCGACAAAAAAGGTCGCACTGACTTTTGATGACGTACCTGATCCACGGTTCACCCCGCAGGTGTTGGATATTCTAAAAAAATACAAGGTGCGGGCTACGTTTTTCATTGTGGGACATCGCGCTGAGAAACATCCGGATTTAGTGAAACGCATGGTAAAGGAAGGGCATATTGTTGGCAATCACAGCTACAATCACCCGGAGTTCAGTAAGCTGTCCATGAATGCATTTCGCAAACAAATCTTACATACCGGGGATATTATTCGGAATCTGGCGGGGTACACGCCCAAAATGATTCGTCCACCTTATGGCGACATTAATGAGCAACAGCTGCAATGGGCGGCCAAACAACATTACAGCATTGTGAATTGGAACGTCGATTCCCTGGACTGGAAGGGCCTCTCCAAAGAGGAAGTCAAACAAAACATCCTGTCGGCCGTTAAACCAGGTTCCATTGTTCTGCAACATGCAGGAGGCGGTGTCGGATCGAAGCTGAGTGGTACCATCGAGGCGTTGCCTGAAGTTATCGAGGAATTGCGAAACCGCGGGTACGAGCTGGTGACTTTGGACGAAATGCTGGAACTGCCAAAGGGTAAATAG
- a CDS encoding PspA/IM30 family protein: MSIFKRLRDLTMSNINSIIDKAEDPIKMTDQYIRDMQEDLEDAEKAVAAQIAIEKKFKQLFEEQEALVKKREEQAHTAARAQNMDLARRALEEKKVAEEKMAEYKTSYDQNKASADNLRGKLDEMRKQLTQMKNKRETLVARYNAAKAQTEINKALNGFGSDTASAGMKRMEEKMMQMEAQAEASNEMSSKGKSLDDEFEKLGKDQAVEDELAALMKQYENKN; encoded by the coding sequence ATGTCCATTTTCAAACGATTGCGCGATTTAACGATGTCTAACATTAACTCTATTATTGACAAGGCAGAAGATCCGATCAAGATGACGGATCAATATATCCGAGATATGCAGGAAGATCTGGAAGATGCGGAGAAAGCTGTTGCTGCACAGATCGCTATTGAGAAGAAATTCAAGCAGCTGTTCGAAGAACAGGAAGCTCTCGTGAAGAAACGTGAGGAGCAAGCACATACAGCAGCGCGTGCACAGAATATGGATTTGGCTCGTCGGGCACTGGAAGAGAAAAAAGTGGCTGAAGAGAAGATGGCTGAATACAAAACAAGCTATGATCAAAACAAGGCTTCTGCCGATAACCTTCGTGGCAAGCTGGACGAAATGCGCAAACAGTTGACCCAAATGAAAAATAAACGTGAAACATTGGTTGCGCGCTACAACGCTGCAAAAGCTCAAACCGAAATCAACAAGGCGCTGAACGGATTTGGCTCCGATACTGCAAGTGCCGGCATGAAGCGTATGGAAGAAAAAATGATGCAGATGGAAGCTCAGGCTGAAGCTAGCAATGAGATGTCGTCCAAAGGAAAATCGCTGGATGATGAGTTCGAGAAGCTGGGCAAGGATCAGGCTGTTGAGGATGAACTGGCAGCATTGATGAAGCAATACGAAAATAAGAACTAA
- a CDS encoding restriction endonuclease has product MNQRCELCGREPVETTVHHLTPKEMGGTHMPTADLCIPCHKQIHSLYTNRDIIALGLTEIQALRQDERIAPYIRWIRKQPATTIPRVRKSHHVRKS; this is encoded by the coding sequence ATGAACCAACGATGCGAATTATGTGGAAGGGAGCCTGTCGAGACAACAGTCCACCACCTGACACCAAAGGAAATGGGCGGAACGCACATGCCTACTGCCGATCTCTGTATCCCTTGCCACAAACAAATTCATTCTCTGTATACCAATCGCGATATTATAGCCTTAGGTTTAACTGAGATACAGGCCCTAAGGCAAGATGAGCGCATCGCTCCTTATATCCGCTGGATTCGCAAACAACCAGCCACAACCATTCCTCGTGTTCGAAAGTCCCATCATGTCCGCAAATCGTAA
- a CDS encoding DUF350 domain-containing protein, with protein MDLNILAMLVWTLSGSVLLFVLMYVDSLFTKYKDFAEVKAGNMAVTTRMVMKLFAQGYVLATSISTAGHLGEALLVSVVSFIILLILESVVHFMIRRWANLDLDTGIQQGKTGYGLFSGALHIVGALIIAACL; from the coding sequence ATGGATTTGAACATTTTGGCAATGCTGGTCTGGACGTTATCGGGTTCGGTTTTGCTGTTTGTCTTAATGTATGTAGATTCTTTGTTCACGAAGTATAAGGATTTTGCCGAAGTGAAGGCGGGCAATATGGCCGTTACAACACGTATGGTTATGAAGCTGTTTGCTCAGGGATATGTACTCGCCACCTCCATTTCGACAGCGGGTCATCTTGGAGAAGCGTTGTTGGTATCCGTTGTTTCATTTATCATTTTGCTGATTCTGGAGAGTGTGGTTCACTTTATGATTCGGAGATGGGCCAACCTGGATCTGGATACGGGAATACAGCAGGGCAAGACAGGTTATGGTTTGTTCTCAGGTGCACTACATATCGTGGGCGCATTAATTATTGCAGCTTGTTTATAA
- the mobB gene encoding molybdopterin-guanine dinucleotide biosynthesis protein B, with amino-acid sequence MSETSSTSPHIMQIVGYKNTGKSTLIAALTRYLTSAGRKVAVIKHDGHDHFEMDHEGTDSYSFAQAGADAVVVMSEKRTALIERQATPLEDMIKYLSAYDWILIEGYKQAPYPKLVMVREEKDLSLLETLQDVVGIVSWLTHDKSECMEEREGLVWHSVHETQDIARWLVSFEGHEEKRKL; translated from the coding sequence ATGTCTGAAACAAGCAGCACTTCACCACATATCATGCAGATTGTTGGATATAAGAACACAGGCAAAAGCACCTTAATTGCTGCGCTTACGCGGTACCTTACCTCTGCTGGACGAAAAGTGGCTGTAATAAAACATGATGGACATGATCATTTTGAGATGGATCACGAAGGAACCGATTCCTACAGCTTTGCTCAAGCAGGGGCCGATGCAGTCGTTGTCATGTCGGAGAAACGTACTGCACTCATTGAAAGACAAGCGACGCCGCTGGAAGACATGATAAAATATCTGTCAGCGTACGACTGGATTCTCATTGAGGGATACAAACAAGCGCCATACCCCAAATTGGTCATGGTCCGTGAAGAGAAAGACCTCTCTCTATTAGAGACGTTACAGGATGTGGTCGGGATTGTTTCATGGCTGACGCATGACAAGAGTGAATGTATGGAGGAAAGAGAGGGCCTCGTGTGGCATTCTGTCCATGAAACACAGGATATAGCAAGATGGCTGGTTTCGTTTGAGGGTCATGAAGAGAAAAGAAAATTATGA
- a CDS encoding GNAT family N-acetyltransferase: MNIKIELVPRERSQVIRHLMQFYLYDFTKYLNIDVDSNGVFPEYPGLDAFWSEEDRKFPFLITSDEAPAGFALVERCEPGSKDNDYYLTEFFVMQKYRRSGVGTRAAYELFERFPGRWKVTQVRNNVIAQAFWRKIIGEYTGGRFREKFHPELGNPSQFFVT; this comes from the coding sequence ATGAATATAAAAATAGAGCTGGTTCCCCGGGAACGCAGTCAGGTGATTCGGCACTTAATGCAATTTTATCTATATGATTTTACTAAATATTTGAATATTGATGTGGATAGTAACGGTGTTTTCCCGGAGTATCCCGGATTGGACGCTTTTTGGTCAGAGGAAGACCGTAAGTTTCCTTTTTTGATTACGAGTGATGAGGCACCCGCCGGGTTTGCATTAGTAGAACGTTGCGAACCAGGCAGCAAAGATAATGACTATTATTTGACCGAGTTTTTTGTAATGCAGAAATACCGGCGTAGTGGAGTGGGTACCCGGGCAGCTTATGAGCTGTTTGAACGTTTTCCGGGAAGGTGGAAAGTAACCCAGGTTCGCAACAATGTCATTGCTCAAGCATTCTGGCGGAAAATCATAGGGGAATACACGGGAGGCCGCTTTCGTGAGAAATTTCATCCTGAACTGGGGAACCCGAGTCAGTTCTTCGTAACCTGA
- a CDS encoding DUF4247 domain-containing protein: protein MKKRLAHGLKLMLVLSLVMSLLSACGAPSVQDTYPLESVSGSGNTTSYVYRAADRTVPEVAQELSEQRKPDQISAENTERMFLVYQDQYYHLQQDPNKAEDTLVEVDSKEYVRKNYDSSFLQGYLTATLIGNLFDSFGGRGSGTYRGYTNKDTYKPSEGSYRTPTSKDKKVAPPITVDRKGSITRRGSDKDSSVGSGGGLFSRNKEQSKGTINRNKSSGGLGGLFDSPKSSYKKPKTRVGGGRIMRRR, encoded by the coding sequence ATGAAAAAGCGCTTGGCACATGGATTAAAATTAATGCTGGTCCTCAGCCTTGTGATGTCGCTGCTGTCCGCGTGCGGAGCACCTTCCGTTCAGGACACATATCCGCTTGAATCGGTCAGCGGCAGTGGTAACACGACATCCTATGTGTACCGAGCTGCCGATCGTACCGTTCCAGAGGTTGCTCAGGAATTATCTGAACAACGGAAGCCGGATCAGATCTCGGCGGAAAATACAGAGCGGATGTTCCTGGTGTATCAGGACCAGTATTATCATTTGCAGCAAGACCCGAATAAAGCGGAAGACACCTTGGTTGAGGTGGATTCCAAGGAATATGTTCGGAAGAATTATGATTCGTCATTTTTGCAAGGTTACTTAACCGCAACATTAATTGGTAATTTGTTTGATTCGTTTGGGGGTAGAGGGTCCGGTACGTATCGTGGTTATACGAACAAGGACACGTACAAACCAAGTGAAGGTTCTTATCGGACACCGACGAGTAAAGACAAAAAGGTTGCTCCACCGATTACCGTTGACCGGAAGGGGTCGATTACCCGCCGTGGCAGCGATAAGGATTCAAGTGTAGGCTCTGGTGGAGGATTATTCAGCCGAAATAAGGAACAAAGCAAAGGCACAATTAATCGTAATAAAAGCAGTGGCGGTCTTGGAGGATTGTTTGATTCACCCAAGAGCTCTTATAAAAAGCCCAAAACGAGGGTTGGCGGTGGCCGAATCATGAGGCGTAGGTAG